The Linepithema humile isolate Giens D197 chromosome 2, Lhum_UNIL_v1.0, whole genome shotgun sequence genome has a segment encoding these proteins:
- the LOC105670474 gene encoding uncharacterized protein isoform X3, whose product MNYNWKQKICKISQIKSDKFNPKSFLDNRKSLQMTKNIVLLCNKHSLFAYKRANDGTIKKGKKAKIFSDSPFGGFVYCNNEIISGHEDGSIRHWIIESPTEKNDIKHLRTHHNVHDDIRHIDATLRHIISGSSNSIKIQKYTYVNYEEYLKEKKQIVYNNECEVQSMLFDPTGTKFAVSIYTKNPEHLSSLLIYDIGDSDSVIDKTEDCSNYRYKPGAIQLLWEDPHTILMCYDSYIKKMDIRTPQFVRTWNCSSKNKILTCFTTDNLYTIMTGTTNNKVLLWDQRQNAYIQTYTTHTQRSIISIEFDSSHLYTATDKYLCQYEFQERFGFCDRKYILSNFFK is encoded by the exons atgaattacaactggaaacaaaaaatatgtaaaataagtcAAATAAAGTCAGATAAATTCAATCCAAAGTCGTTTCTAGACAATAGAAAAAGTCTACAAATGactaaaaatatagttttgcTTTGTAATAAGCATAGTCTTTTTGCTTATAAACGCGCAAATGACGGTACCATTAAAAAGGGTAAAAAGGCTAAGATATTTAGCGATTCTCCATTTGGAGGGtttgtttattgcaataatgaaattataagtGGCCACGA AGATGGTAGTATCAGGCACTGGATAATTGAATCACctactgaaaaaaatgatattaaacacTTAAGAACACATCACAATGTACACGATGACATTAGACACATAGATGCAACATTGCGACATATTATATCAGGTTCTTCAAATTCAATAAAg atacaaaaatatacatatgtaaattatgaagagtatttaaaggaaaaaaagcaaataGTTTACAATAATGAATGCGAGGTGCAATCAATGTTATTTGATCCAACTGGAACAAAATTTGCTGTTagtatttatacaaaaaatccTGAACACTTATCGTCGCttctaatttatgatataGGCGACAG tgaTTCCGTAATAGATAAAACAGAAGATTGTTCAAATTATCGTTATAAACCTGGTGCTATCCAACTACTATGGGAGGATCCTCACACTATTCTCATGTGTTATgattcttatattaaaaaaatggatataag AACACCCCAATTTGTACGTACATGGAATTGTtcatccaaaaataaaatattgacatgTTTTACAACAGATAATCTATACACTATTATGACGGGGACGACCAATAATAAAGTTCTTCTATGGGATCAGAGACAAAATGCTTACATTCAA acgTATACAACGCATACACAGCGCAGTATAATTTCCATAGAATTTGATAGCTCCCATCTGTATACTGCTACAGACAAGTATTTATGTCAATATGAATTTCAGGAAAGGTTTGGTTTTTGCgacagaaaatatattttaagcaatttttttaaataa
- the LOC105670474 gene encoding uncharacterized protein isoform X2: MNIGNYPYYHVVTIIRKTNMSFFYNLPNEKSEKFRERCKPQLSCISQFIMNYNWKQKICKISQIKSDKFNPKSFLDNRKSLQMTKNIVLLCNKHSLFAYKRANDGTIKKGKKAKIFSDSPFGGFVYCNNEIISGHEDGSIRHWIIESPTEKNDIKHLRTHHNVHDDIRHIDATLRHIISGSSNSIKIQKYTYVNYEEYLKEKKQIVYNNECEVQSMLFDPTGTKFAVSIYTKNPEHLSSLLIYDIGDSDSVIDKTEDCSNYRYKPGAIQLLWEDPHTILMCYDSYIKKMDIRTPQFVRTWNCSSKNKILTCFTTDNLYTIMTGTTNNKVLLWDQRQNAYIQTYTTHTQRSIISIEFDSSHLYTATDKYLCQYEFQERFGFCDRKYILSNFFK, encoded by the exons ATGAATATCGGAAACTATCCATATTATCACGTGGTGACGATcattagaaaaacaaatatgtcTTTTTTCTACAATCTCCCGAATGAg AAGTCGGAAAAATTTCGTGAACG atGTAAACCACAATTATCTTGtatttctcaatttattatgaattacaactggaaacaaaaaatatgtaaaataagtcAAATAAAGTCAGATAAATTCAATCCAAAGTCGTTTCTAGACAATAGAAAAAGTCTACAAATGactaaaaatatagttttgcTTTGTAATAAGCATAGTCTTTTTGCTTATAAACGCGCAAATGACGGTACCATTAAAAAGGGTAAAAAGGCTAAGATATTTAGCGATTCTCCATTTGGAGGGtttgtttattgcaataatgaaattataagtGGCCACGA AGATGGTAGTATCAGGCACTGGATAATTGAATCACctactgaaaaaaatgatattaaacacTTAAGAACACATCACAATGTACACGATGACATTAGACACATAGATGCAACATTGCGACATATTATATCAGGTTCTTCAAATTCAATAAAg atacaaaaatatacatatgtaaattatgaagagtatttaaaggaaaaaaagcaaataGTTTACAATAATGAATGCGAGGTGCAATCAATGTTATTTGATCCAACTGGAACAAAATTTGCTGTTagtatttatacaaaaaatccTGAACACTTATCGTCGCttctaatttatgatataGGCGACAG tgaTTCCGTAATAGATAAAACAGAAGATTGTTCAAATTATCGTTATAAACCTGGTGCTATCCAACTACTATGGGAGGATCCTCACACTATTCTCATGTGTTATgattcttatattaaaaaaatggatataag AACACCCCAATTTGTACGTACATGGAATTGTtcatccaaaaataaaatattgacatgTTTTACAACAGATAATCTATACACTATTATGACGGGGACGACCAATAATAAAGTTCTTCTATGGGATCAGAGACAAAATGCTTACATTCAA acgTATACAACGCATACACAGCGCAGTATAATTTCCATAGAATTTGATAGCTCCCATCTGTATACTGCTACAGACAAGTATTTATGTCAATATGAATTTCAGGAAAGGTTTGGTTTTTGCgacagaaaatatattttaagcaatttttttaaataa
- the LOC105670474 gene encoding uncharacterized protein isoform X1, with protein sequence MNIGNYPYYHVVTIIRKTNMSFFYNLPNEVLIIIFNFCDVYTLSEISIVCKKFYEISYMILNKETKHLLVTNQKSEKFRERCKPQLSCISQFIMNYNWKQKICKISQIKSDKFNPKSFLDNRKSLQMTKNIVLLCNKHSLFAYKRANDGTIKKGKKAKIFSDSPFGGFVYCNNEIISGHEDGSIRHWIIESPTEKNDIKHLRTHHNVHDDIRHIDATLRHIISGSSNSIKIQKYTYVNYEEYLKEKKQIVYNNECEVQSMLFDPTGTKFAVSIYTKNPEHLSSLLIYDIGDSDSVIDKTEDCSNYRYKPGAIQLLWEDPHTILMCYDSYIKKMDIRTPQFVRTWNCSSKNKILTCFTTDNLYTIMTGTTNNKVLLWDQRQNAYIQTYTTHTQRSIISIEFDSSHLYTATDKYLCQYEFQERFGFCDRKYILSNFFK encoded by the exons ATGAATATCGGAAACTATCCATATTATCACGTGGTGACGATcattagaaaaacaaatatgtcTTTTTTCTACAATCTCCCGAATGAggtactaataataattttcaatttctgtgATGTGTATACTTTATCAGAGATTAGTATagtatgcaaaaaattttatgaaatatcatatatgatattaaataaagaaactaaACATTTGCTTGTTACAAATCAGAAGTCGGAAAAATTTCGTGAACG atGTAAACCACAATTATCTTGtatttctcaatttattatgaattacaactggaaacaaaaaatatgtaaaataagtcAAATAAAGTCAGATAAATTCAATCCAAAGTCGTTTCTAGACAATAGAAAAAGTCTACAAATGactaaaaatatagttttgcTTTGTAATAAGCATAGTCTTTTTGCTTATAAACGCGCAAATGACGGTACCATTAAAAAGGGTAAAAAGGCTAAGATATTTAGCGATTCTCCATTTGGAGGGtttgtttattgcaataatgaaattataagtGGCCACGA AGATGGTAGTATCAGGCACTGGATAATTGAATCACctactgaaaaaaatgatattaaacacTTAAGAACACATCACAATGTACACGATGACATTAGACACATAGATGCAACATTGCGACATATTATATCAGGTTCTTCAAATTCAATAAAg atacaaaaatatacatatgtaaattatgaagagtatttaaaggaaaaaaagcaaataGTTTACAATAATGAATGCGAGGTGCAATCAATGTTATTTGATCCAACTGGAACAAAATTTGCTGTTagtatttatacaaaaaatccTGAACACTTATCGTCGCttctaatttatgatataGGCGACAG tgaTTCCGTAATAGATAAAACAGAAGATTGTTCAAATTATCGTTATAAACCTGGTGCTATCCAACTACTATGGGAGGATCCTCACACTATTCTCATGTGTTATgattcttatattaaaaaaatggatataag AACACCCCAATTTGTACGTACATGGAATTGTtcatccaaaaataaaatattgacatgTTTTACAACAGATAATCTATACACTATTATGACGGGGACGACCAATAATAAAGTTCTTCTATGGGATCAGAGACAAAATGCTTACATTCAA acgTATACAACGCATACACAGCGCAGTATAATTTCCATAGAATTTGATAGCTCCCATCTGTATACTGCTACAGACAAGTATTTATGTCAATATGAATTTCAGGAAAGGTTTGGTTTTTGCgacagaaaatatattttaagcaatttttttaaataa